Proteins encoded by one window of Rutidosis leptorrhynchoides isolate AG116_Rl617_1_P2 chromosome 7, CSIRO_AGI_Rlap_v1, whole genome shotgun sequence:
- the LOC139858701 gene encoding uncharacterized protein isoform X1 produces the protein MANLKADSPLCRRIVLSFLDFLNSVEPSSVANAESLQLAKECLSVIFKIGSLSSVSVPTSDSLVQLFSSRPVQDNGIKSEQACEKFQADTSSTVNVNAPENSKIPEASQTLVGDTNKKDDCYTRWLKDPLFVEFFGALEKARYFESPSSNGDPPLSQASWMYDCTLWELEKSGATATKPDLKKLADFFKLQGNKCMQSKLYPDAISFYSVAVALCDDNAVYHCNRAAAYTQVKMYTEAIHDCNKAIELDPKYNKAFSRLGFVYYAQGNYKDAIESGFKKALELDPTNEAIKGNIKAAEKKLGEE, from the exons ATGGCGAATTTGAAGGCCGATTCCCCTCTTTGTCGTCGCATCGTCCTCTCTTTTCTCGATTTTCTCAATTCTG TTGAACCTAGTTCTGTTGCTAATGCTGAAAGTCTTCAATTAGCCAAAGAATGCTTATCGGTGATTTTTAAGATCGGTTCATTATCTAGTGTCAGCGTGCCAACTTCTGATTCTCTGGTGCAACTTTTCAGTTCACGACCAGTACAGGATAACGGGATCAAATCAGAGCAGGCTTGTGAGAAATTTCAAGCAGATACATCATCAACAGTCAATGTTAATGCTCCAGAAAATTCCAAAATTCCCGAGGCATCTCAAACTCTGGTG GGTGACACCAACAAGAAGGATGATTGTTACACAA GGTGGCTCAAGGATCCACTTTTTGTTGAATTTTTTGGTGCTCTAGAAAAGGCTCGATATTTCGAGTCTCCATCATCGAACGGAGATCCGCCACTCAGCCAAGCTAGTTGGATGTACGACTGTACTTTATGG GAATTGGAAAAATCTGGAGCTACAGCTACAAAGCCTGATCTTAAAAAATTGGCTGATTTCTTTAAGTTACAAG GTAACAAATGTATGCAAAGTAAGTTGTACCCAGATGCAATTTCCTTTTACAGTGTTGCTGTTGCACTTTGTGATGATAATGCTGTTTATCACTGCAACAG AGCTGCTGCGTACACTCAGGTCAAGATGTATACAGAAGCGATTCACGATTGTAACAAAGCTATTGAACTTGATCCCAAGTACAACAAGGCTTTTAGCCGCTTGGGGTTCGTATACTACGCGCAAGGGAATTACAAGGATGCGATTGAAAGCGGATTCAAGAAAG CCTTGGAATTGGATCCAACTAATGAAGCTATCAAAGGAAACATTAAG GCTGCTGAGAAGAAGCTTGGTGAAGAGTGA
- the LOC139858701 gene encoding uncharacterized protein isoform X2, which translates to MANLKADSPLCRRIVLSFLDFLNSVEPSSVANAESLQLAKECLSVIFKIGSLSSVSVPTSDSLVQLFSSRPVQDNGIKSEQACEKFQADTSSTVNVNAPENSKIPEASQTLGDTNKKDDCYTRWLKDPLFVEFFGALEKARYFESPSSNGDPPLSQASWMYDCTLWELEKSGATATKPDLKKLADFFKLQGNKCMQSKLYPDAISFYSVAVALCDDNAVYHCNRAAAYTQVKMYTEAIHDCNKAIELDPKYNKAFSRLGFVYYAQGNYKDAIESGFKKALELDPTNEAIKGNIKAAEKKLGEE; encoded by the exons ATGGCGAATTTGAAGGCCGATTCCCCTCTTTGTCGTCGCATCGTCCTCTCTTTTCTCGATTTTCTCAATTCTG TTGAACCTAGTTCTGTTGCTAATGCTGAAAGTCTTCAATTAGCCAAAGAATGCTTATCGGTGATTTTTAAGATCGGTTCATTATCTAGTGTCAGCGTGCCAACTTCTGATTCTCTGGTGCAACTTTTCAGTTCACGACCAGTACAGGATAACGGGATCAAATCAGAGCAGGCTTGTGAGAAATTTCAAGCAGATACATCATCAACAGTCAATGTTAATGCTCCAGAAAATTCCAAAATTCCCGAGGCATCTCAAACTCTG GGTGACACCAACAAGAAGGATGATTGTTACACAA GGTGGCTCAAGGATCCACTTTTTGTTGAATTTTTTGGTGCTCTAGAAAAGGCTCGATATTTCGAGTCTCCATCATCGAACGGAGATCCGCCACTCAGCCAAGCTAGTTGGATGTACGACTGTACTTTATGG GAATTGGAAAAATCTGGAGCTACAGCTACAAAGCCTGATCTTAAAAAATTGGCTGATTTCTTTAAGTTACAAG GTAACAAATGTATGCAAAGTAAGTTGTACCCAGATGCAATTTCCTTTTACAGTGTTGCTGTTGCACTTTGTGATGATAATGCTGTTTATCACTGCAACAG AGCTGCTGCGTACACTCAGGTCAAGATGTATACAGAAGCGATTCACGATTGTAACAAAGCTATTGAACTTGATCCCAAGTACAACAAGGCTTTTAGCCGCTTGGGGTTCGTATACTACGCGCAAGGGAATTACAAGGATGCGATTGAAAGCGGATTCAAGAAAG CCTTGGAATTGGATCCAACTAATGAAGCTATCAAAGGAAACATTAAG GCTGCTGAGAAGAAGCTTGGTGAAGAGTGA